Proteins encoded in a region of the Canis lupus dingo isolate Sandy chromosome 17, ASM325472v2, whole genome shotgun sequence genome:
- the CCDC142 gene encoding coiled-coil domain-containing protein 142 isoform X2 — protein MAQASRSGGLLPPLAAVPPSRAQPGGAVEGRGQGRQAGALRGDSRGWRGLPGAGSFPCQDPRPGGAPGGQPCWAAPADAGEHHEAGAAGWWREAADGRPSPPALQRLRAVLLRLLREREQLLQARDCARHLQAAVRLLRILSPSAPAPGPLPHLCRDLLLHPSRGAGLRIGLPEARVPLLLARPAGLAAQCLDAAIQMQLRALGREPASPGWSSQLADVLLALPAYHQLQGKALSPVPGAARPFPPSRVLRLLTGERGCQVAGQLDAALKGSGLRDQLRSRCQEERELLHGLLRLLGGVTDPANSRLGLGGAGALWSQYWTLLWAACAQSLDLSLGPWRDRRTVVQQLSQALGQGFCQALGSAGEDQSSPASSSHTAELLQQLFPPLLDALREPRSGLLLCEPPGPALFALGLCTLQTTLVWFLGRTQQHLAAWAPGSFLLLIQKNLPPLLQEAAALSRLASEESLALELEQQLALEIQKLTAQIQLLPEESLSLFFQTCHKQATQGFELYMPRGRYWRHRLSPELPSIPSEYAGLVVRTVLEPVLQGLQGLPPQAQAPALGQALTAILGAWLDHILTHGIRFSLQGALQLRQDFGVVRELLEEEQWGLSPELRQTLLMLNIFQRVDGALLCLFQQPLPKPEAQRRPPCCCTCSEIQTMELPSSSLNSLESLEPPLRLGAPSAQTAQLLSTLWGGGPSPEAYLVGNQQAWLALRQHQRRRWHLPFLSCLGTSPES, from the exons GGGGGCCTTCTGCCTCCGCTCGCTGCGGTGCCGCCGTCGAGGGCGCAACCCGGGGGCGCTgtggaggggcgggggcagggaaggcaggcGGGGGCTCTTCGCGGGGACTCTCGTGGCTGGCGGGGGCTGCCAGGTGCCGGGAGCTTTCCCTGCCAGGACCCGCGGCCCGGcggagctccaggagggcagccgTGCTGGGCGGCGCCGGCGGACGCGGGAGAGCACCACGAGGCGGGCGCCGCGGGCTGGTGGCGGGAGGCTGCAGACGGCCGCCCAAGCCCTCCCGCGCTGCAGCGTCTCCGGGCCGTGTTGCTGCGGCTGCTCCGCGAGCGGGAGCAGCTCCTCCAAGCCCGCGACTGCGCCCGCCACCTACAGGCGGCTGTGCGCCTCCTGAGGATCCTGAGCCCCAGCGcgccggcccccggccccctgccTCACCTGTGCCGCGACCTGCTCCTGCACCCTTCCCGAGGGGCCGGCCTGCGAATCGGCCTGCCGGAGGCTCGCGTGCCGCTACTCCTGGCGCGGCCCGCCGGACTGGCCGCCCAGTGCCTGGATGCTGCCATCCAGATGCAGCTTCGGGCTCTGGGTCGGGAGCCAGCCAGCCCCGGCTGGTCGTCCCAACTTGCCGACGTGCTGCTGGCGCTTCCCGCCTACCACCAGCTGCAGGGAAAAGCCTTGAGCCCCGTCCCAGGGGCTGCGCGCCCTTTCCCGCCTTCCCGTGTGCTCCGCCTCCTGACGGGGGAGCGGGGTTGCCAGGTGGCAGGGCAGCTAGATGCGGCGCTCAAGGGATCAGGCTTGCGGGATCAGCTCCGCAGTCGGTGCCAAGAGGAGCGGGAGCTGCTGCACGGGCTGCTGAGGCTGCTGGGGGGCGTGACGGATCCAGCCAACAGCAGACTGGGGCTTGGAGGGGCTGGAGCCCTGTGGAGCCAGTACTGGACCCTGCTGTGGGCAGCTTGTGCTCAGAGTCTGGACCTAAGTCTAGGACCCTGGAGGGACCGCAGGACAGTGGTACAACAGCTGAGTCAGGCACTGGGTCAGG GCTTCTGCCAGGCCTTGGGATCTGCTGGTGAAGATCAGAGCAGCCCTGCCTCATCCTCTCATACCGCTGAACTTTTGCAAcagctctttcctcctctcttggaTGCCCTTCGAGAACCCAGGTCAGGGCTGCTCCTCTGTGAGCCTCCAG gTCCTGCACTGTTTGCTCTGGGGCTCTGTACCCTGCAGACCACCTTGGTCTGGTTTTTGGGCAGAACTCAGCAGCATCTGGCAGCATGGGCCCCAGGTTCCTTCCTGCTTCTGATCCAGAAGAACTTACCT CCTCTATTGCAGGAGGCAGCAGCTCTGTCTAGACTGGCCTCAGAGGAAAGTTTGGCTCTTGAATTGGAGCAGCAGCTGGCCCTAGAGATCCAGAAGCTAACCGCACAGATCCAG CTCCTGCCTGAAGAATCACTAAGTCTCTTTTTTCAAACATGTCATAAACAAGCCACACAGGGCTTTGAACTCTACATGCCACGGGGTCGGTACTGGCGGCATCGGCTCTCTCCTG AACTGCCCAGCATTCCTAGTGAGTATGCTGGGTTGGTGGTTCGTACTGTACTGGAGCCTGTGTTGCAAGGATTGCAGGGATTGCCACCCCaagcccaggcccctgcccttGGCCAGGCACTGACAGCCATCCTGGGTGCCTGGCTTGACCACATCCTCACGCATGGGATCCGGTTCAG CCTGCAGGGGGCGCTGCAGCTCAGACAAGACTTCGGAGTGGTCCGGGAGTtgctggaggaggagcagtgggGCCTGTCCCCTGAACTTCGCCAGACTCTGCTCATGCTCAACATCTTCCAGAGGGTGGATGGGGCCCTGCTGTGTCTATTCCAGCAGCCCTTGCCCAAGCCTGAAGCCCAAAGGAGGCCTCCCTGTTGCT GTACATGCAGTGAGATCCAGACCATGGAATTGCCCAGCAGCAGCCTCAACAGCCTGGAAAGTTTGGAGCCCCCTCTTCGGCTTGGAGCACCCTCAGCCCAGACAGCTCAGCTACTAAGCACACTATGGGGTGGGGGACCTAGCCCAGAGGCTTACCTGGTGGGAAATCAGCAGGCCTGGCTTGCCCTGAGGCAGCACCAGCGCCGCCGTTGGcacttgccttttctttcctgcCTGGGGACCAGTCCTGAATCCTaa
- the MRPL53 gene encoding 39S ribosomal protein L53, mitochondrial isoform X2: protein MAASLARLGLRSVKQVRVQFCPFEKNVESTRTFLQAVSSEKVRSTNLNCSVIADVRHDGSEPCVDVLFGDGHRLIMRGAHLTAQEMLTAFASHIQARTTAGSGDKPGPGTGR from the exons ATGGCGGCATCCTTGGCTCGGCTTGGCCTCCGGTCTGTGAAGCAGGTTCGGGTTCAATTCTGCCCCTTCGAGAAGAATGTGGAATCCACGAG GACCTTCCTCCAGGCGGTGAGCAGCGAGAAGGTCCGTTCTACCAACCTTAACTGCTCGGTGATTGCGGACGTGAGGCACGACGGCTCCGAGCCCTGCGTGGACGTGCTGTTCG GAGACGGGCATCGCCTGATTATGCGCGGCGCCCACCTCACCGCCCAGGAAATGCTCACAGCCTTTGCCTCCCACATCCAGGCGAGGACTACGGCGGGGAGCGGGGACAAGCCCGGACCTGGTACCGGGCGCTGA
- the CCDC142 gene encoding coiled-coil domain-containing protein 142 isoform X3, protein MAQASRSGGLLPPLAAVPPSRAQPGGAVEGRGQGRQAGALRGDSRGWRGLPGAGSFPCQDPRPGGAPGGQPCWAAPADAGEHHEAGAAGWWREAADGRPSPPALQRLRAVLLRLLREREQLLQARDCARHLQAAVRLLRILSPSAPAPGPLPHLCRDLLLHPSRGAGLRIGLPEARVPLLLARPAGLAAQCLDAAIQMQLRALGREPASPGWSSQLADVLLALPAYHQLQGKALSPVPGAARPFPPSRVLRLLTGERGCQVAGQLDAALKGSGLRDQLRSRCQEERELLHGLLRLLGGVTDPANSRLGLGGAGALWSQYWTLLWAACAQSLDLSLGPWRDRRTVVQQLSQALGQASLPQECEKELASLCRSLFHQSLIWSWDQGFCQALGSAGEDQSSPASSSHTAELLQQLFPPLLDALREPRSGLLLCEPPGPALFALGLCTLQTTLVWFLGRTQQHLAAWAPGSFLLLIQKNLPPLLQEAAALSRLASEESLALELEQQLALEIQKLTAQIQLLPEESLSLFFQTCHKQATQGFELYMPRGRYWRHRLSPELPSIPSEYAGLVVRTVLEPVLQGLQGLPPQAQAPALGQALTAILGAWLDHILTHGIRFRGRCSSDKTSEWSGSCWRRSSGACPLNFARLCSCSTSSRGWMGPCCVYSSSPCPSLKPKGGLPVAVHAVRSRPWNCPAAASTAWKVWSPLFGLEHPQPRQLSY, encoded by the exons GGGGGCCTTCTGCCTCCGCTCGCTGCGGTGCCGCCGTCGAGGGCGCAACCCGGGGGCGCTgtggaggggcgggggcagggaaggcaggcGGGGGCTCTTCGCGGGGACTCTCGTGGCTGGCGGGGGCTGCCAGGTGCCGGGAGCTTTCCCTGCCAGGACCCGCGGCCCGGcggagctccaggagggcagccgTGCTGGGCGGCGCCGGCGGACGCGGGAGAGCACCACGAGGCGGGCGCCGCGGGCTGGTGGCGGGAGGCTGCAGACGGCCGCCCAAGCCCTCCCGCGCTGCAGCGTCTCCGGGCCGTGTTGCTGCGGCTGCTCCGCGAGCGGGAGCAGCTCCTCCAAGCCCGCGACTGCGCCCGCCACCTACAGGCGGCTGTGCGCCTCCTGAGGATCCTGAGCCCCAGCGcgccggcccccggccccctgccTCACCTGTGCCGCGACCTGCTCCTGCACCCTTCCCGAGGGGCCGGCCTGCGAATCGGCCTGCCGGAGGCTCGCGTGCCGCTACTCCTGGCGCGGCCCGCCGGACTGGCCGCCCAGTGCCTGGATGCTGCCATCCAGATGCAGCTTCGGGCTCTGGGTCGGGAGCCAGCCAGCCCCGGCTGGTCGTCCCAACTTGCCGACGTGCTGCTGGCGCTTCCCGCCTACCACCAGCTGCAGGGAAAAGCCTTGAGCCCCGTCCCAGGGGCTGCGCGCCCTTTCCCGCCTTCCCGTGTGCTCCGCCTCCTGACGGGGGAGCGGGGTTGCCAGGTGGCAGGGCAGCTAGATGCGGCGCTCAAGGGATCAGGCTTGCGGGATCAGCTCCGCAGTCGGTGCCAAGAGGAGCGGGAGCTGCTGCACGGGCTGCTGAGGCTGCTGGGGGGCGTGACGGATCCAGCCAACAGCAGACTGGGGCTTGGAGGGGCTGGAGCCCTGTGGAGCCAGTACTGGACCCTGCTGTGGGCAGCTTGTGCTCAGAGTCTGGACCTAAGTCTAGGACCCTGGAGGGACCGCAGGACAGTGGTACAACAGCTGAGTCAGGCACTGGGTCAGG CATCCCTGCCTCAGGAGTGTGAGAAGGAGTTGGCTTCTTTGTGTCGCAGCCTATTTCATCAGTCTCTTATCTGGAGCTGGGACCAAG GCTTCTGCCAGGCCTTGGGATCTGCTGGTGAAGATCAGAGCAGCCCTGCCTCATCCTCTCATACCGCTGAACTTTTGCAAcagctctttcctcctctcttggaTGCCCTTCGAGAACCCAGGTCAGGGCTGCTCCTCTGTGAGCCTCCAG gTCCTGCACTGTTTGCTCTGGGGCTCTGTACCCTGCAGACCACCTTGGTCTGGTTTTTGGGCAGAACTCAGCAGCATCTGGCAGCATGGGCCCCAGGTTCCTTCCTGCTTCTGATCCAGAAGAACTTACCT CCTCTATTGCAGGAGGCAGCAGCTCTGTCTAGACTGGCCTCAGAGGAAAGTTTGGCTCTTGAATTGGAGCAGCAGCTGGCCCTAGAGATCCAGAAGCTAACCGCACAGATCCAG CTCCTGCCTGAAGAATCACTAAGTCTCTTTTTTCAAACATGTCATAAACAAGCCACACAGGGCTTTGAACTCTACATGCCACGGGGTCGGTACTGGCGGCATCGGCTCTCTCCTG AACTGCCCAGCATTCCTAGTGAGTATGCTGGGTTGGTGGTTCGTACTGTACTGGAGCCTGTGTTGCAAGGATTGCAGGGATTGCCACCCCaagcccaggcccctgcccttGGCCAGGCACTGACAGCCATCCTGGGTGCCTGGCTTGACCACATCCTCACGCATGGGATCCGGTTCAG GGGGCGCTGCAGCTCAGACAAGACTTCGGAGTGGTCCGGGAGTtgctggaggaggagcagtgggGCCTGTCCCCTGAACTTCGCCAGACTCTGCTCATGCTCAACATCTTCCAGAGGGTGGATGGGGCCCTGCTGTGTCTATTCCAGCAGCCCTTGCCCAAGCCTGAAGCCCAAAGGAGGCCTCCCTGTTGCT GTACATGCAGTGAGATCCAGACCATGGAATTGCCCAGCAGCAGCCTCAACAGCCTGGAAAGTTTGGAGCCCCCTCTTCGGCTTGGAGCACCCTCAGCCCAGACAGCTCAGCTACTAA
- the MRPL53 gene encoding 39S ribosomal protein L53, mitochondrial isoform X1 has protein sequence MYCSLRGTTGLLMIGIYRPLTLGPFIPRMETTSLPAGLSTPLPGRRREGEHHGTLAPGSEGGRTGVPESSTAQRPGQGGERCGKRRFRPSEAFRGGGHHGGILGSAWPPVCEAGSGSILPLREECGIHEDLPPGGEQREGDGHRLIMRGAHLTAQEMLTAFASHIQARTTAGSGDKPGPGTGR, from the exons ATGTATTGTTCTCTCCGTGGTACCACAGGACTATTAATGATAGGTATTTACCGACCGCTTACTTTGGGGCCCTTCATACCCCGTATGGAaaccacctccctccctgccgGCCTTTCTACTCCTCTCCCCGGGCGGCGGAGGGAGGGCGAGCACCACGGAACGCTAGCGCCGGGGTCGGAGGGCGGGAGAACCGGAGTGCCGGAGAGCAGCACGGCGCAGCGGCCCGGTCAGGGAGGAGAGCGCTGCGGGAAGAGACGCTTCCGCCCGAGCGAGGCCTTCCGGGGCGGAGGTCACCATGGCGGCATCCTTGGCTCGGCTTGGCCTCCGGTCTGTGAAGCAGGTTCGGGTTCAATTCTGCCCCTTCGAGAAGAATGTGGAATCCACGAG GACCTTCCTCCAGGCGGTGAGCAGCGAGAAG GAGACGGGCATCGCCTGATTATGCGCGGCGCCCACCTCACCGCCCAGGAAATGCTCACAGCCTTTGCCTCCCACATCCAGGCGAGGACTACGGCGGGGAGCGGGGACAAGCCCGGACCTGGTACCGGGCGCTGA
- the CCDC142 gene encoding coiled-coil domain-containing protein 142 isoform X1, producing the protein MAQASRSGGLLPPLAAVPPSRAQPGGAVEGRGQGRQAGALRGDSRGWRGLPGAGSFPCQDPRPGGAPGGQPCWAAPADAGEHHEAGAAGWWREAADGRPSPPALQRLRAVLLRLLREREQLLQARDCARHLQAAVRLLRILSPSAPAPGPLPHLCRDLLLHPSRGAGLRIGLPEARVPLLLARPAGLAAQCLDAAIQMQLRALGREPASPGWSSQLADVLLALPAYHQLQGKALSPVPGAARPFPPSRVLRLLTGERGCQVAGQLDAALKGSGLRDQLRSRCQEERELLHGLLRLLGGVTDPANSRLGLGGAGALWSQYWTLLWAACAQSLDLSLGPWRDRRTVVQQLSQALGQASLPQECEKELASLCRSLFHQSLIWSWDQGFCQALGSAGEDQSSPASSSHTAELLQQLFPPLLDALREPRSGLLLCEPPGPALFALGLCTLQTTLVWFLGRTQQHLAAWAPGSFLLLIQKNLPPLLQEAAALSRLASEESLALELEQQLALEIQKLTAQIQLLPEESLSLFFQTCHKQATQGFELYMPRGRYWRHRLSPELPSIPSEYAGLVVRTVLEPVLQGLQGLPPQAQAPALGQALTAILGAWLDHILTHGIRFSLQGALQLRQDFGVVRELLEEEQWGLSPELRQTLLMLNIFQRVDGALLCLFQQPLPKPEAQRRPPCCCTCSEIQTMELPSSSLNSLESLEPPLRLGAPSAQTAQLLSTLWGGGPSPEAYLVGNQQAWLALRQHQRRRWHLPFLSCLGTSPES; encoded by the exons GGGGGCCTTCTGCCTCCGCTCGCTGCGGTGCCGCCGTCGAGGGCGCAACCCGGGGGCGCTgtggaggggcgggggcagggaaggcaggcGGGGGCTCTTCGCGGGGACTCTCGTGGCTGGCGGGGGCTGCCAGGTGCCGGGAGCTTTCCCTGCCAGGACCCGCGGCCCGGcggagctccaggagggcagccgTGCTGGGCGGCGCCGGCGGACGCGGGAGAGCACCACGAGGCGGGCGCCGCGGGCTGGTGGCGGGAGGCTGCAGACGGCCGCCCAAGCCCTCCCGCGCTGCAGCGTCTCCGGGCCGTGTTGCTGCGGCTGCTCCGCGAGCGGGAGCAGCTCCTCCAAGCCCGCGACTGCGCCCGCCACCTACAGGCGGCTGTGCGCCTCCTGAGGATCCTGAGCCCCAGCGcgccggcccccggccccctgccTCACCTGTGCCGCGACCTGCTCCTGCACCCTTCCCGAGGGGCCGGCCTGCGAATCGGCCTGCCGGAGGCTCGCGTGCCGCTACTCCTGGCGCGGCCCGCCGGACTGGCCGCCCAGTGCCTGGATGCTGCCATCCAGATGCAGCTTCGGGCTCTGGGTCGGGAGCCAGCCAGCCCCGGCTGGTCGTCCCAACTTGCCGACGTGCTGCTGGCGCTTCCCGCCTACCACCAGCTGCAGGGAAAAGCCTTGAGCCCCGTCCCAGGGGCTGCGCGCCCTTTCCCGCCTTCCCGTGTGCTCCGCCTCCTGACGGGGGAGCGGGGTTGCCAGGTGGCAGGGCAGCTAGATGCGGCGCTCAAGGGATCAGGCTTGCGGGATCAGCTCCGCAGTCGGTGCCAAGAGGAGCGGGAGCTGCTGCACGGGCTGCTGAGGCTGCTGGGGGGCGTGACGGATCCAGCCAACAGCAGACTGGGGCTTGGAGGGGCTGGAGCCCTGTGGAGCCAGTACTGGACCCTGCTGTGGGCAGCTTGTGCTCAGAGTCTGGACCTAAGTCTAGGACCCTGGAGGGACCGCAGGACAGTGGTACAACAGCTGAGTCAGGCACTGGGTCAGG CATCCCTGCCTCAGGAGTGTGAGAAGGAGTTGGCTTCTTTGTGTCGCAGCCTATTTCATCAGTCTCTTATCTGGAGCTGGGACCAAG GCTTCTGCCAGGCCTTGGGATCTGCTGGTGAAGATCAGAGCAGCCCTGCCTCATCCTCTCATACCGCTGAACTTTTGCAAcagctctttcctcctctcttggaTGCCCTTCGAGAACCCAGGTCAGGGCTGCTCCTCTGTGAGCCTCCAG gTCCTGCACTGTTTGCTCTGGGGCTCTGTACCCTGCAGACCACCTTGGTCTGGTTTTTGGGCAGAACTCAGCAGCATCTGGCAGCATGGGCCCCAGGTTCCTTCCTGCTTCTGATCCAGAAGAACTTACCT CCTCTATTGCAGGAGGCAGCAGCTCTGTCTAGACTGGCCTCAGAGGAAAGTTTGGCTCTTGAATTGGAGCAGCAGCTGGCCCTAGAGATCCAGAAGCTAACCGCACAGATCCAG CTCCTGCCTGAAGAATCACTAAGTCTCTTTTTTCAAACATGTCATAAACAAGCCACACAGGGCTTTGAACTCTACATGCCACGGGGTCGGTACTGGCGGCATCGGCTCTCTCCTG AACTGCCCAGCATTCCTAGTGAGTATGCTGGGTTGGTGGTTCGTACTGTACTGGAGCCTGTGTTGCAAGGATTGCAGGGATTGCCACCCCaagcccaggcccctgcccttGGCCAGGCACTGACAGCCATCCTGGGTGCCTGGCTTGACCACATCCTCACGCATGGGATCCGGTTCAG CCTGCAGGGGGCGCTGCAGCTCAGACAAGACTTCGGAGTGGTCCGGGAGTtgctggaggaggagcagtgggGCCTGTCCCCTGAACTTCGCCAGACTCTGCTCATGCTCAACATCTTCCAGAGGGTGGATGGGGCCCTGCTGTGTCTATTCCAGCAGCCCTTGCCCAAGCCTGAAGCCCAAAGGAGGCCTCCCTGTTGCT GTACATGCAGTGAGATCCAGACCATGGAATTGCCCAGCAGCAGCCTCAACAGCCTGGAAAGTTTGGAGCCCCCTCTTCGGCTTGGAGCACCCTCAGCCCAGACAGCTCAGCTACTAAGCACACTATGGGGTGGGGGACCTAGCCCAGAGGCTTACCTGGTGGGAAATCAGCAGGCCTGGCTTGCCCTGAGGCAGCACCAGCGCCGCCGTTGGcacttgccttttctttcctgcCTGGGGACCAGTCCTGAATCCTaa
- the MOGS gene encoding mannosyl-oligosaccharide glucosidase — MARGERRRRGAPVDGARTAERAARGGPARRGGEARGFAWRAALGVVVLSLALGLSGCWLLEWRRARRAVTLHSAPPSLPPDSSSPAVAPDLFWGTYRPHVYFGMKTRSPKPLLTGLMWAQQGATPGTPKLRHTCEQGDGVGPYGWEFHDGLSFGRQHIQDGALKLTTEFVKRPGGQHGGDWSWRVTVEPQASGTSALPLVSLFFYVVTDGKEVLVPEVGAKGQLKFISGHSSELGDFRFTLMAPTNPGDLAPKYSSYNVFWSSNPGLPLLTEMVKSHLNSWFQHRPPGASPERYLGLPGSLKWEDKGPSGQGQGQGQFLIQQVTLKTPFSVELVFESGSARAGRSQALEQLSGSLLTQALESHAEAFREHFEKTFQLKEKGLSLEEQALGQVALSGLLGGIGYFYGQGLVLADMGVEGSEQKVDPALFPPVPLFTAVPSRSFFPRGFLWDEGFHQLVVQRWDPRLTREVLGHWLGLLNADGWIGREQVLGDEARARVPPEFLVQKAAHANPPTLLLPVAHMLEVGDPADFAFLRRAFPRLCAWFSWLHKSQAGPVPLSYRWRGRDPVLPTLLNPKTLPSGLDDYPRASHPSVSERHLDLRCWMALGARVLLRLAEQLGEAEAAAELGPLAASLEAEENLDELHWAPELGVFADFGNHTKAVQLKPRPPQGLVRVVGRPHPRLQYVDALGYVSLFPLLLRLLDPNSPRLGPLLDVLADSRHLWSPFGLRSLAASSPFYGQRNSEHDPPYWRGAVWLNVNYLALGALYHYGHLEGPHQAQAAKLHRELRTNVVGNVWRQYQATGFLWEQYSDRDGRGMGCRPFQGWTSLVLLAMAEDY, encoded by the exons ATGGCTCGGGGCGAGCGGCGGCGCCGCGGAGCTCCTGTAGACGGAGCGCGGACAGCTGAAAGGGCGGCTCGGGGCGGCCCGGCACGACGGGGCGGTGAGGCCCGTGGCTTTGCCTGGAGAGCGGCTTTGGGCGTCGTGGTCCTGTCTCTGGCCCTGGGCTTGTCAGGATGCTGGCTGCTGGAGTGGCGCCGTGCACGGCGGGCGGTCACACTGCACTCTGCGCCCCCATCACTGCCTCCCGACTCTTCCAGCCCCGCGGTGGCCCCGGACCTCTTCTGGGGCACCTACCGCCCTCACGTCTACTTCGGCATGAAGACCCGCAGCCCGAAGCCCCTTCTCACCG GACTGATGTGGGCACAGCAAGGCGCCACCCCAGGGACCCCTAAGCTCAGGCACACGTGTGAGCAGGGGGACGGCGTGGGTCCCTATGGCTGGGAGTTCCACGACGGTCTCTCCTTCGGGCGGCAACACATCCAGGATGGGGCCTTAAAGCTCACCACTGAGTTCGTCAAGAGGCCTGGGGGTCAGCACGGAGGGGACTGGAGCTGGAGAGTGACTGTAGAGCCTCAG GCCTCAGGTACCTCTGCCCTCCCTTTGGTGTCCCTGTTCTTCtatgtggtgacagatggcaagGAAGTCCTAGTGCCAGAGGTTGGGGCCAAAGGGCAGTTGAAATTCATCAGTGGGCACTCCAGTGAACTTGGTGACTTCCGCTTTACACTTATGGCGCCAACCAATCCAGGGGATCTTGCCCCCAAGTATAGCAG CTACAATGTCTTCTGGTCCTCCAACCCAGGACTTCCCTTGCTGACAGAGATGGTGAAGAGTCACCTAAATAGCTGGTTTCAGCACCGGCCCCCAGGGGCTTCCCCTGAACGATACCTCGGCTTGCCAGGATCTCTGAAATGGGAGGACAAAGGCCCAAGTGGGCAAGGACAGGGACAAGGACAATTCTTGATACAACAGGTGACACTGAAAACCCCCTTTTCTGTGGAGTTGGTGTTTGAATCAGGCAGTGCCCGGGCAGGCAGAAGCCAAGCCCTGGAGCAGCTGTCAGGCAGCCTACTGACCCAAGCCCTGGAGAGCCATGCTGAAGCCTTTAGAGAACACTTTGAGAAGACTTTTCAACTGAAGGAGAAGGGCCTGAGCCTTGAGGAGCAGGCTTTGGGTCAGGTTGCCCTCAGTGGCCTCCTTGGTGGGATTGGCTACTTTTACGGACAAGGTCTGGTGTTGGCAGACATGGGGGTTGAGGGGTCTGAGCAGAAGGTGGACCCAGCCCTCTTTCCACCTGTCCCTCTTTTCACAGCAGTGCCCTCCCGGTCATTCTTCCCACGAGGCTTCCTTTGGGATGAGGGCTTTCACCAGTTGGTGGTCCAGAGGTGGGATCCCCGCCTTACCCGGGAGGTCCTAGGCCACTGGCTGGGGTTGCTCAATGCTGATGGCTGGATTGGACGGGAGCAGGTGCTAGGGGATGAGGCTCGAGCCCGGGTGCCCCCAGAATTCCTGGTGCAGAAGGCAGCCCACGCCAACCCCCCAACCCTGCTTTTGCCTGTAGCCCACATGCTAGAGGTTGGTGACCCTGCGGACTTTGCCTTCCTCCGCAGGGCCTTCCCCCGTCTGTGTGCCTGGTTCTCCTGGCTCCATAAGAGCCAGGCAGGCCCAGTGCCACTATCTTACCGCTGGCGGGGCCGGGACCCAGTCTTGCCAACCTTGTTGAACCCTAAGACGCTGCCTTCGGGGCTGGATGACTATCCCCGGGCTTCACACCCTTCAGTCAGTGAGCGGCACTTGGACCTGCGATGCTGGATGGCACTGGGTGCCCGTGTGCTGCTGCGGCTGGCAGAGCAGCTAGGAGAGGCTGAGGCAGCTGCGGAGCTGGGTCCACTGGCTGCATCACTGGAGGCAGAAGAGAACCTGGATGAGCTGCACTGGgccccagagctaggagtctttgCAGACTTTGGGAACCACACAAAAGCGGTGCAGCTGAAGCCTCGGCCCCCTCAGGGGTTGGTGCGGGTAGTGGGCCGGCCCCACCCTCGCTTACAGTATGTGGATGCCTTGGGCTATGTCAGTCTTTTTCCCCTGCTCCTGAGGCTGCTGGACCCCAATTCCCCCCGCCTTGGGCCTCTGCTGGATGTTCTAGCTGACAGCCGCCATCTCTGGAGCCCGTTTGGCTTGCGCTCCCTTGCAGCTTCCAGCCCCTTTTATGGCCAGCGCAATTCAGAGCATGATCCTCCCTACTGGCGGGGTGCTGTGTGGCTCAATGTCAACTACTTGGCCTTAGGGGCCCTCTACCACTATGGTCATCTGGAGGGTCCCCACCAGGCCCAGGCTGCCAAGCTCCACCGTGAGCTCCGTACCAATGTGGTGGGCAATGTCTGGCGGCAGTATCAGGCCACGGGTTTCCTTTGGGAGCAGTATAGTGACCGGGATGGGCGGGGAATGGGGTGCCGCCCTTTCCAAGGCTGGACCAGCCTTGTCCTACTGGCCATGGCTGAAGACTACTAA